In Oscillatoria acuminata PCC 6304, a single window of DNA contains:
- a CDS encoding DUF5906 domain-containing protein — MFNSTRDASINAEFLSASAKVAGGSPFNMLNWVETLEPVAGKKNRYICPVCEGQNLTVDPQSGAYQCWNGCECKDIRAALGDRPTSVISPGSPRQKTVQKSCKPAPFPEGQPVLARLRQPGIPPKSQKLSFQPKGVPNHAVEIRYNYSETQVVYRFEWLDPKQRKGHKKTFRQCHLNEDGLPIWSKGNDPWKAYRETEALAASARVVEGFPVLLLLEGEGCVEIARTLGLAAVTFQGSAWTDVEIESFLIRLRHANEKATIAVLPDRDETGRKKAAKVAAAAAKVGVPCLELDPTQIDPDLPEKGDIREMLENSAIPSDLIQRLEGVIRQGTQRNSQTLESESYDSFFPVVEFNQAIVKFLYGDRPWICVNNTLYAWQGTYYEASPNAVELYRITQFCNSFPIDVKGQIRYPYASSSSVKKALEWVKLMFAIAPGRVNPPGLNCTNGVLQLSFTRKGQPSWKLVPHDPRQHFYLYQPLVTYNPEADPTDCDRLLECLEPQYRDIFLKTIAASLDLESVRRLKGRMVKALLAKGDGNNGKDSLREVTAMLYGYQGLTSVSVEAFEQADRGRLFPVARLEGSRVNWPSENRNAEALDRLQCLKIAITGDRSFVIERKGKDDYETAINAVFIFNWNDIPELAGVMEAIRSRYAVLPFTKTFAVNPNPRQGELPADPRFKYDPEFLKSKVLPAYLNRLLDALQRLMRDGIDYSPTQEAMTQIQCASEHLWQFVKDSGLVEDPDSRVYVPEIWQKLRQWYQDTGILQVEVSQQGREKLLWYDLPSASDRHCKTLNQVPVRLLSMFPKAKKGGDEQGTFLRGLKWLNL; from the coding sequence GTGTTCAATTCTACCCGTGATGCCAGCATCAACGCTGAATTCCTGTCTGCATCTGCCAAGGTTGCCGGTGGGAGTCCATTTAATATGCTCAACTGGGTAGAAACCTTAGAACCCGTGGCTGGTAAGAAAAATCGCTATATTTGCCCAGTCTGCGAGGGACAGAATCTAACGGTTGATCCCCAAAGTGGGGCTTATCAATGCTGGAATGGTTGCGAATGTAAGGACATTCGCGCCGCTTTGGGCGATCGCCCCACTTCGGTCATTTCCCCGGGATCACCCCGACAAAAAACGGTCCAAAAATCCTGTAAACCCGCCCCCTTCCCCGAGGGACAGCCCGTGTTAGCAAGGTTGCGTCAACCGGGGATTCCGCCTAAATCCCAAAAACTCTCCTTCCAGCCGAAAGGGGTCCCAAATCATGCGGTAGAAATCCGTTATAACTACAGTGAAACTCAGGTGGTGTATCGGTTTGAATGGTTGGACCCCAAACAGCGCAAGGGTCATAAAAAAACCTTTCGTCAATGTCATTTGAATGAGGATGGATTGCCGATTTGGAGTAAAGGCAATGACCCCTGGAAAGCCTATCGAGAAACTGAGGCATTGGCAGCAAGCGCCCGCGTGGTGGAGGGGTTTCCGGTGTTGTTATTGCTGGAAGGGGAAGGCTGTGTGGAAATTGCCCGGACTTTGGGGTTAGCTGCGGTGACGTTTCAAGGTAGCGCCTGGACGGATGTCGAAATCGAGAGTTTTTTGATTCGCTTGCGCCATGCCAATGAGAAGGCAACGATCGCCGTCCTCCCCGATCGCGATGAAACTGGGCGGAAAAAGGCGGCAAAGGTGGCGGCAGCAGCAGCAAAAGTGGGGGTTCCCTGTCTGGAGTTGGACCCGACTCAGATTGATCCCGACTTGCCGGAAAAGGGAGATATTCGGGAAATGCTGGAAAATTCGGCAATTCCCTCCGACTTGATTCAACGGTTAGAGGGGGTGATTCGCCAAGGGACTCAGCGGAACTCGCAGACTCTGGAAAGCGAGAGTTACGATAGTTTTTTCCCGGTGGTGGAGTTTAATCAGGCGATTGTCAAGTTCCTCTATGGCGATCGCCCGTGGATTTGTGTCAACAATACCCTCTATGCATGGCAGGGGACCTACTACGAAGCCTCACCGAATGCGGTAGAACTCTATCGGATTACCCAATTTTGTAATTCCTTTCCCATTGATGTTAAAGGACAGATTCGCTATCCTTACGCCAGTTCCAGCAGTGTGAAAAAAGCCCTGGAATGGGTGAAACTGATGTTTGCGATCGCCCCAGGACGGGTGAATCCCCCGGGACTGAATTGCACCAATGGGGTTCTCCAACTCTCCTTTACTCGCAAGGGTCAGCCGTCGTGGAAATTGGTCCCCCATGACCCCCGTCAGCATTTTTATCTCTATCAACCTCTGGTGACATACAACCCCGAGGCGGATCCGACGGATTGCGATCGCCTCCTGGAATGTCTGGAACCCCAATATCGGGATATTTTCCTAAAAACCATTGCTGCATCTCTGGATTTAGAATCGGTTCGTCGGTTGAAAGGACGAATGGTTAAAGCATTACTTGCCAAGGGAGATGGCAACAATGGCAAGGATAGTTTGCGGGAAGTCACGGCGATGCTGTATGGCTATCAGGGACTGACTTCGGTTTCTGTGGAAGCCTTTGAACAAGCCGATCGCGGACGGTTGTTTCCCGTTGCCCGATTGGAGGGGTCTCGGGTGAACTGGCCCTCGGAAAATCGCAACGCCGAGGCCCTGGACCGCCTCCAATGTTTGAAAATTGCCATTACCGGAGATCGGTCCTTTGTGATTGAACGCAAAGGCAAAGATGATTATGAAACCGCGATTAATGCTGTTTTTATCTTTAACTGGAACGATATCCCCGAACTAGCGGGGGTCATGGAAGCGATTCGCAGTCGTTATGCGGTCCTCCCCTTTACGAAAACCTTTGCCGTCAATCCCAATCCGCGACAGGGGGAACTCCCTGCGGATCCCCGATTCAAATATGACCCAGAGTTTTTAAAATCAAAAGTGCTGCCTGCCTATCTGAACCGCCTCTTGGATGCATTACAGCGATTGATGCGCGATGGGATTGACTATAGTCCCACCCAGGAAGCGATGACCCAGATTCAATGCGCTTCGGAACATTTGTGGCAGTTTGTCAAGGATTCGGGGTTAGTGGAGGACCCAGACTCCCGAGTTTATGTCCCAGAGATTTGGCAAAAGTTGCGGCAATGGTATCAGGATACAGGGATTTTACAGGTGGAAGTCAGCCAGCAGGGTCGGGAGAAACTGCTGTGGTACGATTTACCTTCCGCCAGCGATCGGCATTGCAAAACCTTAAATCAGGTTCCGGTTCGTCTCTTGTCCATGTTTCCAAAAGCGAAGAAAGGCGGGGATGAACAAGGCACGTTTTTGAGGGGTTTAAAATGGCTTAATCTTTAA
- a CDS encoding ribonuclease R family protein: MDFSIATLLANFTDDKSVAPKILEKKLGCQDEKSTRYLQIALDALEKIGVLVKEKGRYRRVWEESLVEAKLRCSSKGFCFAIQDTEGTEDIYIRECHLSNAWNGDRVLVNIIKEGSRRRSPEGEVKLILERANPSVLARVKQTGNRYLAVPLDDRLLFELDLKQNGVSLVDAVEHLVHVEVLRYALGSNPPLGRVAQILGSDAEDANDLDIVCCKHDLPRAFPQVVLDAIADLPKPLRKTEIKGRLDLRSLQTIALMPASRLRSSIPTVEQAFSLETLKSGEWRLGIHVSDVAHYVKPDTALDREARRRSVSAHLGDMVLPIIPEQLALDSCSLLTGEDRLAVSVLVILDDDGVVDFEIKPSVIKVDYQVSDRQAQPILDKLQEKHLDPELIPAWWVEYRERQKSLEAPDPLPAAIAQTLEKMFQLSYAMQNWRRDRGGFDLNLPPNQYGICPSVYNDEGAEGAISLSSHITAQGMLCEFTILANQMVATHLQQLGVPGIYRIQAAPDLEQVDELIKLASNMGVEVLLDDPEEVTPIDFQDFTEVFAASGCERVLTYLLEDTLKPASYSTNAGSHFGLALNTGYTHFCSPVQRYADLLVQRLLKTVFEEGRDRKSARSKEYVDLHSSHSHGEISWNVLPPTTHSEFESHFASIVGHLSDREKLTQEAEADLQGLKKAGLMKARTGETFSGLITGVQSYGFFVEIEVEGPEGIPLRLEGLVHVSSLKDDWYEYRSRLQTLVGRKNRKQYSLGDIVEVQVKSVDYYRQQIDLVAVGGGSEASGEDYTEYRDRERTYYDYEEDI; this comes from the coding sequence ATGGACTTTTCAATCGCTACACTACTGGCAAATTTTACCGATGATAAATCGGTCGCTCCCAAGATCTTGGAGAAGAAACTGGGGTGTCAGGATGAAAAAAGCACGCGCTACTTACAAATTGCGCTCGATGCGTTGGAAAAAATCGGCGTGCTTGTCAAGGAAAAAGGTCGATATCGGCGGGTTTGGGAAGAAAGTCTCGTAGAAGCAAAACTGCGCTGCTCTAGCAAGGGGTTTTGCTTTGCGATTCAGGATACGGAGGGGACTGAGGATATTTACATCCGCGAATGCCATTTGAGTAATGCTTGGAATGGCGATCGCGTGTTGGTGAATATCATTAAAGAAGGCTCTCGTCGCCGTTCTCCTGAAGGCGAGGTAAAGTTAATCCTAGAACGTGCCAACCCGTCGGTACTCGCGAGAGTCAAGCAAACGGGCAATCGCTATTTAGCGGTTCCTTTAGACGATCGCTTGTTATTTGAACTCGACCTTAAACAAAATGGGGTGTCCCTCGTCGATGCGGTCGAACATCTGGTTCATGTCGAAGTGTTGCGTTATGCTCTCGGCAGCAATCCCCCCCTCGGGCGCGTCGCACAAATCCTGGGATCCGATGCAGAAGATGCTAATGATCTGGATATTGTTTGCTGTAAGCATGACTTGCCTCGTGCTTTCCCCCAAGTCGTTCTCGATGCGATCGCCGATTTACCCAAACCTCTACGAAAGACTGAGATTAAAGGGCGCTTAGACCTTCGCAGTCTCCAAACGATTGCTTTGATGCCCGCATCCAGACTCCGCAGTTCCATTCCGACGGTGGAACAAGCGTTTAGTCTGGAAACTCTCAAAAGTGGCGAGTGGCGTCTGGGAATTCACGTATCAGATGTTGCCCACTATGTCAAGCCAGATACGGCTTTGGACCGCGAAGCGCGCAGGCGATCGGTTTCGGCACATCTGGGGGATATGGTATTGCCGATTATTCCCGAACAGTTGGCTTTGGATTCCTGTTCTTTGCTAACTGGGGAAGACCGCCTCGCGGTTTCGGTGTTAGTCATTTTAGATGATGATGGGGTGGTGGATTTTGAAATTAAACCCAGTGTCATCAAGGTTGATTATCAAGTGAGCGATCGCCAAGCGCAACCGATTCTGGATAAATTGCAGGAAAAACATCTTGATCCAGAACTTATCCCCGCCTGGTGGGTGGAGTATCGAGAACGTCAAAAATCCCTGGAAGCACCTGACCCTTTACCCGCTGCGATCGCTCAAACTTTGGAAAAAATGTTCCAATTGAGCTATGCCATGCAAAACTGGCGGCGCGATCGCGGGGGATTTGACCTGAATCTGCCGCCCAACCAATATGGGATTTGTCCCTCGGTTTATAACGATGAAGGCGCAGAAGGAGCGATTTCTCTCTCTTCTCACATTACCGCCCAAGGGATGCTATGTGAATTTACGATTTTGGCGAACCAAATGGTTGCTACTCACTTACAGCAATTGGGAGTTCCCGGAATTTACCGCATACAAGCTGCTCCCGACCTCGAACAAGTGGATGAGCTCATCAAACTTGCCAGCAATATGGGAGTAGAAGTCCTACTTGATGACCCGGAAGAAGTGACTCCTATTGACTTCCAGGACTTTACTGAGGTCTTTGCCGCCTCTGGGTGCGAGCGAGTTCTCACTTATCTCCTGGAAGATACCTTGAAACCGGCTAGTTATAGCACCAACGCTGGCTCTCACTTTGGATTGGCTTTAAACACGGGCTACACTCACTTTTGTTCCCCCGTGCAGCGATATGCCGACTTGTTGGTACAACGCTTGTTGAAAACCGTCTTTGAAGAAGGACGCGATCGCAAATCAGCGCGGTCTAAAGAGTACGTCGATTTGCACAGCAGTCACAGTCACGGCGAAATCTCTTGGAACGTTTTGCCTCCGACCACTCACAGCGAATTTGAAAGTCATTTCGCCTCGATAGTGGGTCACCTGAGCGATCGCGAAAAGCTCACCCAAGAAGCCGAAGCGGACCTCCAAGGACTCAAAAAAGCCGGACTGATGAAGGCACGCACTGGCGAAACCTTCAGCGGATTAATCACCGGCGTTCAATCCTACGGATTCTTTGTGGAAATTGAAGTCGAAGGACCCGAAGGAATTCCTTTGCGTCTGGAAGGACTCGTCCATGTTTCATCCCTCAAAGATGACTGGTACGAGTATCGTTCTCGCCTGCAAACTCTCGTCGGTCGAAAAAATCGCAAGCAATACAGCTTAGGCGATATCGTCGAAGTTCAAGTGAAAAGTGTGGATTACTACCGTCAACAAATCGACCTCGTGGCAGTCGGTGGCGGCAGTGAAGCTAGTGGCGAAGACTATACCGAATATCGCGATCGCGAACGGACTTACTATGATTACGAGGAAGATATTTAA
- a CDS encoding LapA family protein, translated as MREFRNVLLLVVLGGLTIFALQNTSPSLSLVFLGIRSIALPLSVWILAAIALGVVTAWAIAILFGLYHYWDTRDPRPRRPQRPLEPVPPPRGNRTEPPLSRNNATVIQDDVPNRFPRTGEAGSRIPVPNSQELEEENWIDEDEDFMDEPNPQPFPESVEGYNYEVVREPVAESWVGSSYSYSYDQNRESGGDKGNSPYDADYQIVTPPPAEEKPPEEKPLEAVSSEAIVEPTLEELPTPEPPNRPRSSDDWTTIRRRRDDW; from the coding sequence ATGCGTGAATTTCGGAATGTACTGCTGTTGGTTGTTTTGGGGGGATTGACAATTTTTGCTCTGCAAAATACGTCGCCATCCCTATCCTTGGTGTTTTTAGGCATCAGGTCGATCGCCCTGCCTCTATCAGTCTGGATTTTAGCAGCGATCGCCCTGGGTGTGGTAACAGCTTGGGCGATCGCGATTTTATTCGGACTCTATCATTATTGGGATACCCGCGACCCGAGACCCCGCCGACCCCAACGCCCCCTGGAACCCGTCCCACCGCCTCGGGGAAATCGCACCGAACCCCCCTTGTCGCGCAATAACGCCACAGTGATTCAGGATGATGTCCCGAATCGCTTCCCCCGAACTGGGGAAGCGGGCAGTCGCATCCCTGTTCCCAACTCCCAAGAATTGGAAGAAGAAAACTGGATTGATGAAGATGAGGACTTCATGGATGAACCCAATCCTCAACCCTTTCCAGAATCAGTGGAGGGCTACAATTACGAGGTGGTCCGAGAACCCGTGGCTGAGTCTTGGGTGGGATCCAGCTATTCCTATAGTTATGACCAGAATCGAGAATCTGGCGGTGACAAAGGCAATTCCCCCTACGATGCAGACTACCAAATTGTCACCCCACCCCCCGCAGAGGAAAAACCCCCGGAGGAAAAACCACTGGAGGCAGTATCTTCAGAGGCGATCGTTGAACCGACTCTGGAGGAATTACCCACCCCCGAACCCCCCAACAGGCCCCGTTCCAGTGATGATTGGACCACCATTCGCCGTCGCCGTGATGACTGGTAA
- a CDS encoding flavin prenyltransferase UbiX: MNESKKENIINDKNRPLILGISGASGLIYAVRTVKFLLEADYRVELVASKSTYMVWQAEENVRMPAEPAQQEIFWRDRGGSVTQGKLTCHPWQDVGANIASGSFRTLGMLVIPCSMSTVAKIATGLSSSLLERAADVQLKEGRKLVIVPRETPFSLIHLRNLTTLAEAGARIVPAIPAWYHKPQTIEDLVDFTIARALDQFDIDCVPIRRWEGHD; this comes from the coding sequence CTGAATGAATCAAAAAAGGAGAATATTATCAACGATAAAAATAGACCTTTAATCCTTGGCATATCTGGCGCATCTGGGTTAATTTATGCCGTGCGAACGGTTAAATTTTTGTTAGAAGCAGACTATCGCGTTGAATTGGTGGCATCCAAATCAACCTATATGGTTTGGCAAGCCGAAGAGAATGTTAGAATGCCTGCGGAACCCGCACAACAAGAGATATTTTGGCGCGATCGCGGCGGAAGTGTCACTCAGGGTAAACTGACTTGTCATCCTTGGCAAGATGTCGGTGCAAACATTGCCAGCGGTTCGTTCCGCACCTTGGGAATGTTGGTCATTCCTTGTAGTATGAGTACGGTTGCTAAAATAGCTACAGGATTGAGTTCGAGCTTATTAGAACGGGCAGCAGATGTTCAACTCAAAGAAGGCCGAAAACTGGTGATTGTGCCTCGGGAAACACCTTTTAGTTTGATTCATTTGCGAAATTTAACGACATTAGCAGAAGCGGGTGCCAGAATTGTCCCGGCTATTCCAGCTTGGTATCACAAACCCCAAACTATTGAGGATTTAGTGGATTTTACCATCGCCCGGGCCTTGGATCAATTCGACATTGACTGCGTACCGATTCGACGTTGGGAAGGACATGATTGA
- the ltrA gene encoding group II intron reverse transcriptase/maturase: protein MTVAMNKVNTSLKTTETWNAIPWAKVQRKVFKLQKRIFQAAKSGQDAKARRLQKLLTSSYYARLLAVRKVTQDNQGKRTAGIDGVKSLKPEQRLELVKDLGEQFLAKALRRVWIPKPGRNEKRPLGIPTIRDRAEQALVKQALEPEWEARFEGTSYGFRPGRSAHDAIGRIYASINKGSYYVLDADITKCFDKINHEYLLSKLDCCSQHRRQIKQWLKAGVVDNGVFEETPSGTPQGGVISPLLANIALDGMARLIEELYPLIQGQKVKATLIRYADDFVVISPEIEIINQCKIALENWLKPVGLELKPEKTKICHTLREIEVNGEKVTPGFDFLGFTIRQYPVGKYKSGKTGGANSRLIGHKTHIKPSAKAIKAHSEALKGVIKNHKTAPQAALISRLNPIIRGWSNYYSGVVSAETFSQMDYNIWQQLRAWTVSRCGQANLEKLRKYFHKVTVKIGNGKERNEKWLFQAKDGLSLWKHSYTQITRHTLVKPEASPYDGNWSYWATRRGTSLEVPMRVAKLLKKHSGRCSRCGQYFAMEDLMEVDHIQPLSMGGKDEYRNLQLLHRHCHDKKTAEDMQNVKSYQ, encoded by the coding sequence ATGACAGTAGCAATGAACAAGGTTAATACGAGTTTAAAGACTACGGAAACATGGAATGCAATTCCTTGGGCAAAAGTTCAAAGGAAAGTATTTAAGTTGCAAAAACGTATTTTCCAAGCGGCTAAATCGGGACAGGATGCCAAAGCCAGAAGGTTGCAAAAACTTCTAACCTCGTCATATTACGCGAGGCTCTTAGCGGTTAGGAAAGTGACCCAAGACAACCAAGGCAAGAGGACGGCAGGGATAGATGGGGTAAAATCCTTAAAACCCGAACAACGCCTCGAACTTGTTAAGGACCTTGGTGAACAATTCTTAGCCAAAGCACTCAGAAGGGTTTGGATTCCCAAACCAGGACGTAATGAAAAGCGCCCATTGGGTATCCCAACTATTAGAGATAGAGCCGAGCAAGCCTTGGTTAAACAAGCCTTAGAACCCGAATGGGAAGCTAGGTTTGAAGGGACGAGCTATGGTTTCCGACCAGGACGCTCTGCCCACGACGCAATAGGTCGCATCTACGCATCTATAAATAAGGGCAGTTATTATGTCCTAGATGCAGATATAACCAAATGCTTCGACAAGATTAACCATGAATACCTACTGTCCAAATTAGATTGTTGTTCACAACACCGTCGCCAAATCAAACAATGGTTAAAGGCAGGGGTAGTGGATAATGGCGTATTTGAGGAGACCCCAAGCGGGACACCCCAAGGAGGAGTGATAAGTCCGCTCCTGGCCAACATTGCATTGGATGGAATGGCCAGGTTAATCGAAGAACTGTATCCTTTAATTCAAGGTCAGAAAGTCAAGGCCACCTTAATCAGATATGCCGATGATTTCGTAGTAATCTCACCAGAGATTGAAATCATCAATCAATGCAAGATAGCTTTGGAAAACTGGCTAAAGCCCGTAGGACTTGAGCTTAAACCTGAAAAGACCAAAATATGCCACACACTTAGAGAAATCGAAGTAAATGGAGAAAAGGTCACCCCAGGATTTGATTTCCTCGGATTTACCATTAGGCAATATCCAGTAGGTAAATACAAGTCCGGGAAAACAGGAGGCGCAAACAGCAGACTAATCGGGCATAAAACCCATATCAAGCCAAGCGCCAAAGCAATCAAAGCCCACAGTGAAGCATTAAAGGGTGTCATCAAAAATCATAAAACTGCACCCCAAGCGGCCCTAATAAGTAGACTAAACCCAATCATTAGAGGTTGGAGTAATTACTACTCAGGGGTAGTTTCAGCGGAAACCTTCAGCCAAATGGACTATAACATTTGGCAACAATTGAGGGCATGGACAGTATCAAGATGCGGTCAGGCAAACCTTGAAAAGCTGAGAAAATATTTCCATAAGGTCACGGTTAAAATCGGAAACGGAAAGGAAAGAAATGAGAAGTGGCTGTTTCAAGCAAAAGACGGATTAAGTCTCTGGAAACACTCCTATACTCAAATTACAAGGCATACATTGGTCAAGCCAGAAGCATCCCCGTATGACGGAAATTGGAGTTATTGGGCAACTAGAAGAGGAACCTCATTAGAAGTTCCAATGCGAGTAGCAAAATTGCTTAAAAAGCACTCAGGCCGATGTTCACGTTGCGGACAATATTTCGCAATGGAAGACTTGATGGAGGTTGACCACATCCAGCCGCTCTCAATGGGAGGTAAAGATGAATACCGAAATCTACAGTTATTGCATCGGCACTGTCACGATAAAAAGACGGCTGAAGATATGCAGAACGTCAAGTCGTACCAATGA